One genomic window of Deltaproteobacteria bacterium includes the following:
- a CDS encoding tetratricopeptide repeat protein, whose amino-acid sequence MKKTALSKISAAWLVWSLLVWVGPEDSWGTFENKKKTKEMPAIETKIKQVPGEGAFTIPLWKIHWEKARESVLLKRYPEAVQDFRQALSLKPNLDEARQELSQVLVTLERWGEAISELEILAEHQPLNQKVQRELADLLSQKKEYRRAIERYQRLLQKEPDNLAIRLSLAANYYQINESEKALIEWRQVLIRDPQNVEARTHLAEVLGATRRLDESILILEGLVKQFPKQLGLKKKLTQALFSAHRNKEALPYLQELNRQDPADLETQLSLAQVLSAGKHYDQSLTYLNTYLKKKPDQSSALLEKARALFNTGNHSAAMEIYERLKKIEPNNLDLQREVAEAYYSSGKNKEALAEFENLVRHFPDEYQLYEKIGELYLQNRNYSQAVLPFQKALSLEPENLFAQLSLARAYNFSGEKEKALPFYRSILLKRMDPNLQVELADLLFEIQRFSEAFEIYQQMLEKQPDLWEVRFKLATGLYRQKEFGLAARQLEALVLIQPNNAAIRILAGYNALDQGDYVQAQKAFQKVLTLGEDPGNVLLRLGEVSRLLGRPWKGISYLDWALTIKPGDQDILLEKAMALIDGGGWVQARKILEPLVKSYPGSYKIQRSWARLLAALDRRDESEAGWEALEKRFPLEQDLIFQDRADFYIQKKKPDWALTALRAAHIKNSINMEIRRRIGRLLLQTGHWKEAENYYQELEERKILLDEVFPGQAILFIRQKNYAGAKEKLWKGLMQAPDSVRIRFWLWWLYDREKEGAEPAQKIEENLREFSRSQEGGLLELADHYRETGDWKKAYLIYQELIEKGEDDDVLQAISRISDFFQSQGKAEELRGILEDLQKRFPRNQKITRLLIENYTQEKEYALAVKAIDGLLKVEDPLDPVLLIQKARLLEQWKKHPDSQASYQKLLDPPVDRSFREKVKTIIPAQEKTLESLINRISADQRDSAVNPFFETMKEKIEIFPLEKDQKDKIKTLIEGFKARALIQKKVYLEKEGKDRLWRTQLTQARPFLEELKTIDPDNAEVKEDLDRSYRLQN is encoded by the coding sequence ATGAAAAAAACCGCACTATCTAAGATATCGGCGGCTTGGCTCGTTTGGAGCCTGTTGGTCTGGGTAGGACCCGAAGATTCATGGGGTACCTTCGAAAACAAAAAAAAGACCAAAGAAATGCCGGCCATAGAGACCAAGATCAAACAAGTCCCTGGCGAGGGGGCTTTCACTATTCCTCTTTGGAAGATCCATTGGGAAAAGGCCCGGGAATCAGTCCTCCTGAAAAGATACCCGGAAGCCGTGCAGGATTTTCGCCAGGCTCTGTCCTTGAAGCCGAATTTGGATGAGGCCCGGCAGGAACTGTCTCAGGTCCTGGTTACCCTTGAGAGATGGGGAGAGGCCATTTCCGAGTTGGAAATACTGGCGGAACATCAACCATTGAACCAAAAAGTCCAGAGGGAACTGGCCGATCTTCTTTCTCAGAAAAAGGAATATCGCCGGGCCATTGAGCGGTATCAACGGCTTTTGCAGAAAGAACCGGATAACCTGGCGATCCGTTTATCCTTAGCCGCCAACTATTACCAGATAAACGAATCGGAAAAGGCCCTGATTGAATGGCGTCAGGTGCTTATTCGGGACCCGCAAAACGTTGAGGCCCGGACCCATCTGGCCGAGGTTTTGGGGGCTACTCGACGGCTGGATGAATCCATTCTCATTCTGGAAGGCCTGGTCAAACAGTTTCCGAAGCAACTGGGCCTGAAAAAGAAGCTGACCCAGGCCTTGTTTTCGGCCCATAGGAACAAGGAGGCCCTTCCCTACCTTCAGGAACTTAACCGGCAGGACCCGGCTGACCTGGAGACCCAATTGTCATTGGCTCAAGTATTATCGGCTGGGAAGCATTATGATCAGTCCCTGACTTATTTAAATACTTACTTAAAGAAAAAGCCGGACCAAAGCAGTGCCCTCCTGGAAAAAGCCCGGGCCTTATTTAATACCGGAAATCATTCCGCAGCCATGGAAATTTATGAAAGACTTAAAAAGATCGAACCCAATAATCTTGATCTTCAACGGGAGGTGGCGGAAGCCTATTATTCTTCCGGAAAGAATAAAGAGGCCCTGGCGGAATTTGAAAATCTGGTAAGACATTTCCCGGATGAATATCAACTCTATGAAAAAATAGGGGAGTTGTACCTTCAGAACAGGAATTACAGCCAGGCCGTGCTTCCTTTTCAAAAGGCCCTGTCCCTGGAACCGGAAAATTTGTTTGCCCAATTAAGCCTGGCCCGGGCCTATAACTTTTCGGGAGAAAAAGAAAAGGCCTTGCCTTTTTATCGTTCTATCCTCTTGAAAAGAATGGATCCCAATCTTCAAGTTGAATTGGCCGATCTCCTGTTTGAAATCCAACGTTTTTCAGAAGCCTTTGAAATTTACCAACAGATGCTGGAAAAGCAGCCCGACCTTTGGGAGGTCCGTTTTAAATTGGCCACCGGTCTTTATCGTCAAAAAGAATTCGGTCTGGCGGCCCGGCAATTGGAGGCCCTGGTCTTGATCCAACCGAATAACGCGGCTATCCGGATTTTAGCCGGTTACAATGCCCTGGATCAGGGCGACTATGTCCAGGCCCAAAAGGCCTTCCAAAAAGTGCTGACCTTAGGGGAAGATCCCGGAAACGTTTTGCTCAGGCTGGGAGAGGTTTCACGTCTTTTGGGACGTCCCTGGAAGGGGATCAGTTATCTGGATTGGGCCTTGACCATTAAACCTGGCGATCAGGATATCCTTTTAGAAAAAGCCATGGCCCTGATCGATGGAGGGGGGTGGGTCCAGGCCCGGAAGATCCTGGAGCCTTTGGTAAAGAGCTATCCCGGGAGTTATAAGATCCAACGTTCCTGGGCCCGTTTATTGGCTGCCCTGGATCGAAGAGATGAATCTGAGGCCGGTTGGGAGGCATTGGAAAAAAGATTTCCCCTGGAACAGGACCTGATTTTTCAAGATCGGGCTGACTTCTATATTCAAAAGAAAAAGCCGGACTGGGCCTTGACCGCTCTTCGGGCCGCCCACATAAAAAATTCAATAAATATGGAAATCCGGAGAAGAATCGGGCGCCTCTTGCTTCAAACGGGTCATTGGAAAGAAGCTGAAAACTATTACCAGGAATTGGAGGAGCGGAAAATTCTTTTAGATGAAGTTTTTCCGGGTCAGGCCATTCTTTTCATCCGTCAGAAAAATTATGCCGGGGCCAAAGAAAAACTCTGGAAGGGCTTGATGCAGGCCCCTGATTCGGTGAGGATCCGTTTTTGGTTGTGGTGGCTTTATGACCGGGAAAAAGAAGGGGCTGAGCCGGCCCAAAAAATAGAAGAAAACTTGAGGGAATTCAGCCGGAGCCAGGAAGGGGGGCTCCTGGAACTGGCGGATCATTATCGGGAGACAGGGGATTGGAAGAAAGCCTACCTGATCTATCAGGAGTTGATCGAAAAAGGGGAGGATGATGATGTCCTCCAGGCCATTTCCAGAATTTCTGATTTCTTTCAGTCCCAAGGAAAGGCCGAGGAACTCCGGGGCATCCTGGAAGATTTACAAAAAAGGTTTCCCAGGAACCAAAAAATAACCCGCCTGTTAATTGAGAACTACACCCAGGAAAAAGAATACGCCCTGGCGGTGAAAGCCATTGACGGCCTTCTGAAGGTCGAAGATCCTCTTGATCCGGTGTTACTGATTCAGAAGGCCCGTCTCCTGGAACAATGGAAAAAGCATCCCGATTCACAGGCTTCTTATCAAAAATTGCTCGATCCACCGGTGGATCGGTCGTTCAGAGAAAAGGTGAAGACCATCATTCCGGCACAGGAGAAGACCCTCGAATCCCTCATTAATAGGATTTCGGCAGACCAAAGGGATAGCGCAGTCAATCCTTTTTTTGAAACCATGAAAGAAAAGATAGAAATTTTTCCTTTAGAAAAGGATCAGAAAGATAAGATCAAAACCCTCATCGAAGGG